TCGATCACCTCGATCCGCCGCGCGTTCGAGATCGCGATGGTCTGCACCGGCGTGCGTCCGGGCGGCAGTTCGTCGATCGACGAGACGTCGAGGTCGGCATACGCGCTCATCGCCAGCGTGCGCGGGATCGGCGTGGCGGTCAGCACCAATTGGTGCGGAACCATCTCGCCATCCTTGCCCTTGTCGCGCAGCGCCAGCCGTTGCTGCACGCCGAAGCGGTGCTGCTCGTCGACGATCACCAGGCCGAGCCGCGCAAACGCCACGCCCTCCTGCATCAACGCATGCGTGCCGACCACCACCGGCGCACCCTCGGCCACCCGGGCCAGCGCCTGCTTGCGCGCCTTGCCGGTGACCTTGCCGGCCAGCCATTCCACCTCGACGCCGAGCGGCTGCAGCCAATGCCGGAAATTGTGCAGGTGCTGTTCGGCCAGCAGTTCGGTGGGCGCCATCAGCGCAACCTGATGTCCCGATTCCACCGCCGCCAGCGCCGCCAGCGCCGCGACCACGGTCTTGCCGCTACCGACGTCGCCCTGCACCAGCCGCAGCATCGGCCGGGACTGTGCCAGGTCGCGCTCGACTTCACGGCTGACCCGCTGCTGCGCGGCGGTCAGGCGGAACGGCAACCCGGCAAGCAACGGCTGGCGCAGAGCGCCGCTACCCTCCAGCTTCGGCGCATGCCGACGCCGCAGCGCCGCGCGCATGCGCTTCAGGCTCAGGTGCTGGGTCAGCAATTCCTCGAACGCCAGTCGCTGCTGTGCCGGATGCTGGCCCAGCATGAGCTGGCCCAGGTGGGCGTCCGGCGGCGGCCGGTGCACGTACAGCAGCGCATCGCGCAATGACGTCAGGCCGTGCCTGGCGCACAGCTCGGGCGGGATCAGCTCCAGTTGCGCGGCCGGCGGCAGCAACGCCAGCGCCTTGCCGATCACCCCGGCCAGCCGTTTCGTGCCCAGCCCCTCGGTGGTCGGATAGACCGGACTGAGCAACTCGTCGACCGCGGCGGCCACGTCGCCGCTCAGGCGCTGGTAGTTCGGGTGCACCATCTCCAGGCCCTGCGCGCCGTGCCGTACTTCGCCATAGCAGAGCAGGCGCGTTCCCGGCAGTAGTTGCTCGGCCTGTGCCCGGTTGAAGTGGAAGAAGCGCAGCAGCAGGGTCTGCCGGCTGGCGTCGCCGATCGCCACCTTCAGTTGCGGGCGATAGCGGAAGCCGCGCTCGACCGCTTCGACCACACCCTCGACCTGCGCCCGTTCGCCCACGCGCAGGTCGGCGATCGCGGTGATCCGGGTCTTGTCCTCGTAGCGCAGCGGCAGGTGGAACCACAGGTCCTGCACCCGCTCCAGCCCGAGCCGGGCCAGCGATGCGGCCAGCGCCGGGCCGACACCCGGCAGCGCGCCAACCGGCGTGATGCCCGGATCGGTACCGACGGCGGAAGCGGGACGGGCGGTGCGGGTGGCCATGACCTGCAAGCCTAACCGAGCGCCGTCTCTTGTCGTAAGCCGAACGCCGACACCGGCTGTCGGCGTGGGGCGCCGACCGGACTCAGTCCAATACCATCACCGCGTCGACTTCGACCTGCGCTGCCTTCGGCAGGCCGGACACCTCGATGGTGGAACGCGCCGGATACGGCTGCTGGAAGTATTCGGCCATCACCGCATTGACCGCGGCGAAGTTCGTCAGGTCGGTGACGTAGATGCCGACACGCACGATCTGCGCCAGCGAACCGCCGGCCGCCGCGGCCACCGCGGTGAGGTTGTCGAATACCCGCCGCGTCTGCGCCGTGATGTCGCCCTCGACCAGCGCACCGGTGCCCGGGTCCAGCGGAATCTGGCCGGAGAAGTACACGGTATTGCCGGCACGCACGGCCTGCGAATACGGACCGATCGCGGCGGGGGCTTTCTCGGTGGAGATGATGCTGCGGGACATGGTATTGCCTCGAGTGGCCAGTGAAGAGAAGTGAAAAACGAGTGGGTATGTTACCAGTCTGCCGTTTCCCGCTTCCTTCCACTCACTCCTACAAGGGATAGCGGTAGGCGCCGCTGACCACGCCGGTGCGGCGCACGCGGCGGATCACGTCGGCCAGGTGCTTGCGGCTCTTCACTTCCATCGCGAACAGCAAGGTCGCGGCGGCGGAATCGCGCTCGACGTATTCCACGTTCTCGATGTTCGAGTCGGCGGCGGCGATCGCGGCGGCCACGGTGGCCAGCACGCCG
This window of the Rhodanobacter soli genome carries:
- the recG gene encoding ATP-dependent DNA helicase RecG codes for the protein MATRTARPASAVGTDPGITPVGALPGVGPALAASLARLGLERVQDLWFHLPLRYEDKTRITAIADLRVGERAQVEGVVEAVERGFRYRPQLKVAIGDASRQTLLLRFFHFNRAQAEQLLPGTRLLCYGEVRHGAQGLEMVHPNYQRLSGDVAAAVDELLSPVYPTTEGLGTKRLAGVIGKALALLPPAAQLELIPPELCARHGLTSLRDALLYVHRPPPDAHLGQLMLGQHPAQQRLAFEELLTQHLSLKRMRAALRRRHAPKLEGSGALRQPLLAGLPFRLTAAQQRVSREVERDLAQSRPMLRLVQGDVGSGKTVVAALAALAAVESGHQVALMAPTELLAEQHLHNFRHWLQPLGVEVEWLAGKVTGKARKQALARVAEGAPVVVGTHALMQEGVAFARLGLVIVDEQHRFGVQQRLALRDKGKDGEMVPHQLVLTATPIPRTLAMSAYADLDVSSIDELPPGRTPVQTIAISNARRIEVIERIHAACGEGRQVYWVCTLIEESEQLRAQAAEVAHAELSAALAGFKVGLIHGRMKPKEKQAVMDAFKAGALAVLVATTVIEVGVDVPNASLMVIENSERLGLAQLHQLRGRVGRGAVASNCVLLYQPPLGQLARERLQVMRDTNDGFRIAEKDLELRGPGEVLGTRQTGQLSFRIADLTRDAHLLPAVQQVGEHMLAEHPRQTGQLIERWIGGAARYAHA
- a CDS encoding RidA family protein translates to MSRSIISTEKAPAAIGPYSQAVRAGNTVYFSGQIPLDPGTGALVEGDITAQTRRVFDNLTAVAAAAGGSLAQIVRVGIYVTDLTNFAAVNAVMAEYFQQPYPARSTIEVSGLPKAAQVEVDAVMVLD